CATCGATCAGGCCATCCGCAACGCGATCGCCCGGGCGGGCCGGCACCTGCGCAACCTCGACTGGTTCGAAGTCGTCCAGGTGCGCGGGCACGTCGAGGACGGCGAGGTGGCGCACTACCAGGTGGGCCTCAAGGTCGGCTTCCGCCTCGACGACGAAACGCAGTAGTCGCAGCGCGGCACCCACGGCACCCACGGCACCCACAGCACTCGCGCAGCACGCCGGCGGGAGCGGCGGACGCGGCGCGGCAGGGCGGGCGGAGGGGCGGGCGCGGGCCCCCGGGGAGCCGCTCAGGTGCGGCCCTCGTCCTCCTGGGCGGACGTGAGCTCGGGCGCCTGCGCGGCCCAGTCCGCCAGGACCACCCGGAAGCCGGCCGCGCGCGCCGCCCGGCACACCAGCTCGTCGTCGTCCACCAGCATCCGCACCTCGCGGCCCTTCGCGATCCTCCGGAGCACCTCCAGCTTCGTCGTCCGGGCCGGCCGGCGGTCCTGGTCGCCGCGCATCCACACCCGCCCCTCGGGCAGGCCGTTGCGGTCGAGCCAGTCCGCCGTGTCGGCCCGGCAGCGCTCGGGGCGGCCCGTCAGGTAGACCACCTCGCAGTCGGCCGCGCTCGCCACCGCCAGCGCCACCCCGCGCGGCAGCGGCGGATCGGCCGGGGCCGCGCCGAAGAAGCCGTTCCAGTCGCGGGGCCGGCGCTCCAGGAAGTGCTGGCGGTGCGCGGTGTCGGCCAGCGTGTTGTCGATGTCGAAGACGGCCAGCGGTCTCGGGGTGCTCTCGCTCATCCGGCCAGCGTAGGCCGTGTCCGCGAAGCTGCCCGGCCCGGGAATCCCCGGCGCCGTACGGTGTTGACACCGGTGTGATCCGCACCGTCTCCGTCCTCGACCGCTCCCGCACCCTGGAGGGCCGGTCCGCCGCGTCCGCCCTGCGCGACACCGTCGGACTCGCCCGGGTGGCCGAGGACCTCGGCTACCACCGCTTCTGGGTGTCTGAGCACCACAGCGTCCCCGGCGTCGCGGGCTCCGCGCCCACCGTGCTGGCCGCCGCGGTCGCCG
Above is a window of Streptomyces subrutilus DNA encoding:
- a CDS encoding dodecin, coding for MSNHTYRVTEIVGTSPEGIDQAIRNAIARAGRHLRNLDWFEVVQVRGHVEDGEVAHYQVGLKVGFRLDDETQ